A part of Marinomonas rhizomae genomic DNA contains:
- a CDS encoding DUF1289 domain-containing protein produces MTKPKPQLKSPCVNVCLLNDEDVCVGCYRTGKEISQWGSMNKASQQAVMKKVREREAKSSFVSG; encoded by the coding sequence ATGACCAAGCCAAAACCTCAGTTAAAATCTCCCTGCGTTAATGTCTGTCTTCTCAATGATGAAGATGTTTGTGTCGGCTGTTATCGTACCGGTAAAGAAATCAGTCAGTGGGGAAGTATGAATAAAGCCTCTCAGCAGGCAGTGATGAAGAAGGTTCGTGAGCGAGAGGCTAAAAGCAGTTTTGTTTCTGGCTAG